The following are encoded in a window of Primulina eburnea isolate SZY01 chromosome 4, ASM2296580v1, whole genome shotgun sequence genomic DNA:
- the LOC140831102 gene encoding probable xyloglucan glycosyltransferase 5, giving the protein MAPRMNLFFWWTKDTAQGTPVIVKMENPNFSILEIDGPDAAFRPVDKSRLKNSKQVKWVLLLKANRAVGCVAWLGAILWGLLGVIKKRLIFRQGVAFASEKLGKGKLMLKVIKSFLMILLGILGFEVVAYFKGWRYFENPNLHIPHTYDIQGLFQLFYAAWLEFRAQYIAPFVLSLTNFCIVLFLIQSLDRLILFLGFLYIKLKKIEPTINGDPFEYKDLEGETQNYPMVLVQIPMCNELEVYELSISAVCQLDWPRERLLIQILDDSDDENIQLLIQSEVSKWSQKGTNIIYQHRLIRTGYKAGNLKSAMSCDYVKDYEFVAIFDADFQPTPDFLKQTVPHFKDNPELGLVQARWTFVNKDENLLTRLQNINMCYHFEVEQQVNGVFLNFFGFNGTAGVWRIQALEDSGGWLERTTVEDMDIAVRAHLNGWKFIYLNDVKVLCEVPESFEAYRKQQHRWHSGPMQLFRLCLPAVLKSKISIWKKVNLIFFFFLLRKLILPFYSFTLFCIVLPLTMFIPEAELPTWVICFVPILMTFLNILPSPKSIPFIAPYLLFENTMSVTKFNAMLSGLFQLGSSYEWIVTKKAGRSSESDLLAAADKDMKSLIQPQINRGALENGLSDLTLLKEQTVKKPVKKTNKIYRKELALAFLLLTASIRSLLSAHGLHFYFLLFQGVTFLLVGLDLIGEQVS; this is encoded by the exons ATGGCTCCCAGAATGAATCTTTTCTTTTGGTGGACTAAAGATACAGCTCAAGGAACTCCAGTGATAGTGAAGATGGAAAATCCTAATTTCTCCATTCTTGAAATAGATGGCCCTGATGCTGCATTCAGGCCAGTGGACAAGAGCCGGCTTAAAAATTCCAAGCAAGTGAAATGGGTTTTGCTTCTTAAAGCAAATCGAGCTGTCGGCTGTGTGGCTTGGCTTGGAGCCATACTATGGGGTCTTCTTGGAGTTATCAAGAAGAGGTTGATCTTTAGGCAAGGAGTGGCTTTTGCTAGCGAGAAACTAGGCAAGGGTAAATTGATGTTGAAAGTTATAAAGTcctttttaatgattttattgggaattCTTGGTTTTGAGGTGGTAGCTTATTTCAAAGGGTGGCGTTATTTTGAGAATCCAAATCTTCACATTCCGCACACTTATGATATCCAAGGCCTGTTCCAACTCTTTTATGCGGCTTGGTTGGAGTTTCGAGCTCAATATATTGCCCCATTTGTGCTTTCTTTAACGAACTTTTGTATAGTTCTGTTCTTAATCCAATCGTTGGATCGGTTAATTCTGTTTTTGGGATTCTTATATATCAAGTTGAAGAAGATTGAACCTACAATAAATGGTGATCCTTTTGAATATAAAGATCTTGAAGGAGAAACTCAGAATTACCCCATGGTTCTTGTTCAAATTCCTATGTGTAACGAGCTGGAG GTGTATGAGCTTTCTATATCAGCAGTCTGTCAACTAGATTGGCCGAGAGAACGTCTGCTAATTCAAATTCTTGACGATTCTGATGATGAAAATATTCAGTTGTTGATTCAATCGGAGGTCTCTAAATGGAGCCAAAAGGGTACTAACATAATCTATCAGCATCGTCTGATTAGGACCGGTTATAAAGCTGGGAATCTTAAATCAGCCATGAGCTGTGACTATGTGAAGGATTACGAATTCGTTGCTATATTTGATGCAGATTTTCAACCAACCCCTGATTTTCTCAAGCAGACAGTTCCACATTTTAAG GATAATCCTGAATTGGGATTAGTTCAGGCAAGATGGACATTTGTCAACAAGGATGAGAACCTGTTGACCCGCCTCCAGAACATAAATATGTGTTATCATTTTGAGGTAGAACAGCAGGTTAATGGGGTGTTCTTGAATTTCTTTGGTTTCAATGGGACTGCCGGTGTTTGGAGGATCCAAGCATTGGAAGATTCTGGCGGTTGGCTTGAACGGACGACTGTAGAAGATATGGACATTGCTGTACGTGCCCATCTCAATGGTTGGAAGTTCATATATCTCAATGATGTTAAG GTTCTATGTGAAGTTCCTGAGTCGTTTGAAGCTTACAGGAAGCAACAACATCGATGGCATTCTGGTCCTATGCAGCTGTTCCGGTTGTGCCTTCCCGCTGTCCTGAAATCAAAG ATATCAATATGGAAGAAAGTGAACTTgatatttttcttcttcttacTTCGAAAACTCATCCTTCCCTTCTACTCGTTCACATTATTCTGCATAGTTCTTCCATTGACAATGTTCATTCCCGAAGCTGAGCTACCTACGTGGGTGATCTGCTTCGTTCCTATCCTAATGACTTTCCTTAACATACTCCCCTCACCAAAATCCATCCCTTTCATTGCCCCCTATCTCCTATTTGAAAACACTATGTCAGTTACTAAATTCAATGCCATGTTATCTGGACTCTTTCAATTAGGCAGCTCTTACGAGTGGATTGTCACCAAAAAGGCCGGAAGGTCTTCAGAATCCGACTTGTTAGCTGCTGCTGATAAGGATATGAAATCACTTATCCAACCACAGATCAATAGGGGAGCTTTGGAAAATGGTCTTTCTGATCTCACCCTATTGAAGGAACAAACAGTGAAGAAACCGGTCAAGAAAACTAACAAGATTTATCGAAAAGAGCTAGCTCTTGCTTTTCTTCTGCTAACTGCTTCAATCAGAAGCCTTTTGTCTGCTCATGGTCTTCATTTTTACTTTCTACTTTTCCAAGGTGTCACGTTTCTACTTGTTGGTCTTGATTTGATTGGAGAACAGGTCAGTTGA
- the LOC140830272 gene encoding uncharacterized protein, which translates to MRQFGHISTRAAIAKKKLEDVQRVIIDSRTEAADYRLVKRDTEIMLEAERLFIVQKAKINYLKQGDRCTKFFHDLIKRNNKRSALLAIKNTEVPSDQELVKSGNCVQMSDWPALIWMVSVEEIERALHYIDNDKAPGSDGFGALFFKHMWSIIKKDVCEGVFEFFATGKLLR; encoded by the exons ATGAGGCAATTTGGCCACATCTCCACCAGGGCCGCAATTGCGAAGAAGAAGTTGGAAGATGTTCAGAGGGTAATAATAGATTCAAGGACTGAGGCAGCTGACTACAGGCTGGTGAAAAGGGATACAGAAATTATGTTGGAAGCGGAGAGATTATTCATTGTACAAAAGGCTAAAATCAACTATCTAAAACAAGGGGACCGTTGCACCAAGTTCTTCCATGATTTGATCAAGCGAAACAACAAGCGGAGTGCGCTACTAGCAATTAAAAATACTGAAG TGCCGAGTGATCAAGAGTTGGTGAAATCAGGGAATTGTGTGCAGATGAGTGATTGGCCAGCACTAATTTGGATGGTATCGGTTGAGGAGATTGAAAGAGCACTACATTATATAGACAATGACAAAGCACCTGGGTCAGATGGTTTCGGGGCACTGTTCTTTAAGCATATGTGGAGCATCATCAAAAAGGATGTGTGTGAGGGTGTATTTGAGTTCTTCGCTACTGGAAAACTGCTTAGATAA